Proteins from a single region of Cytophagaceae bacterium:
- a CDS encoding DUF1501 domain-containing protein: MKRRDFVKLSTLSAGFALGKVPVWAQNLPSMPELEDRVLVIIQMFGGNDGLNTIIPADNDLYYSKFRKSLNISKNKTVRLGNSNTYLHPSLNSGPGNGLSGLFKEGKVAILQGVGYPNPNLSHFRSTDIWLSGNVPVADSERLESGWIGSYLSSKGAPGTSDHPDCLNIGSNSSLIFRHNAENFGLAVSDPVQFYESGKDLLTGDSFVDGTSKYASEFNYLLDLSIKSNKYSKVVKDAFDKGKNTKDYSTDGLVSELKLVARLISGGLKTKVYLLNINGFDTHAAQGTTDGKHAALLKSVNDSIAWFMADLKAQNLSKNVIGMTISEFGRRPNENESGGTDHGAAGAMFVFGDEVKGGLYGNNFDFSKLDSNGDFIHQFDYRAVYDEILYKWMGGSDTAIKTVLQKRYTHIQGGILNDYLTTGSPLATEVPSKNTVFPNPTTDGFITLNLNLAQPDTISLFQTTLSGQRLSVFQNIPLLAGSHSFPVQLKLGSGNYILEVLGRKTREAFRIIWI; the protein is encoded by the coding sequence GAAAAGAAGAGATTTTGTGAAATTGTCTACACTGAGTGCAGGTTTTGCACTGGGAAAGGTACCCGTGTGGGCACAAAATCTTCCATCTATGCCTGAACTGGAAGACCGGGTTCTGGTGATTATTCAGATGTTTGGCGGAAATGACGGCCTCAATACAATTATCCCTGCTGACAATGATTTGTATTATTCCAAATTTCGAAAAAGTCTCAATATTTCTAAAAATAAGACCGTTAGGCTTGGGAATTCAAATACGTATTTACATCCTTCTCTTAACTCAGGGCCCGGAAATGGGCTCAGCGGACTTTTTAAAGAAGGGAAAGTGGCCATTTTACAAGGAGTGGGCTACCCCAATCCCAATCTTTCTCACTTCAGGTCAACAGATATTTGGTTGAGTGGAAATGTACCGGTGGCAGATTCAGAAAGATTGGAATCAGGCTGGATTGGGAGCTATCTTTCTTCAAAAGGAGCACCCGGCACCAGCGATCATCCCGACTGCCTGAATATCGGTAGCAATTCTTCGCTAATTTTCAGACATAATGCAGAGAATTTTGGATTGGCGGTAAGTGATCCCGTGCAATTTTACGAAAGCGGAAAAGACCTTTTAACCGGTGACAGTTTTGTGGATGGCACCTCAAAATATGCTTCGGAATTTAACTATCTGCTCGATTTAAGTATCAAGTCTAATAAATATTCTAAAGTCGTAAAAGATGCTTTTGATAAGGGTAAAAATACAAAAGATTATTCAACCGATGGCCTGGTAAGTGAACTTAAATTGGTGGCCCGTTTGATTTCAGGCGGCTTAAAAACCAAAGTTTACTTGCTCAATATCAATGGATTTGACACTCATGCGGCTCAAGGTACTACTGACGGCAAACATGCTGCTTTGCTGAAGTCAGTCAATGACTCCATCGCATGGTTTATGGCCGATCTGAAGGCTCAGAATTTGTCAAAGAACGTAATTGGAATGACCATTTCGGAGTTTGGTCGCCGACCCAATGAAAATGAATCCGGAGGGACCGACCACGGTGCGGCTGGGGCTATGTTTGTTTTTGGGGATGAAGTGAAAGGCGGGCTCTATGGTAATAATTTTGATTTCAGCAAGTTGGATTCCAATGGTGATTTTATACATCAGTTTGATTACCGGGCGGTTTATGATGAGATTTTATACAAATGGATGGGAGGGAGTGACACCGCAATAAAAACAGTACTTCAGAAACGTTATACGCACATTCAGGGAGGAATCTTAAATGATTACCTGACTACCGGCTCTCCTTTGGCCACGGAGGTACCATCTAAAAATACTGTATTTCCCAATCCAACCACTGATGGATTTATTACGCTCAATTTGAACCTTGCTCAGCCAGACACAATCTCATTATTTCAAACCACACTTTCCGGCCAAAGGCTTTCGGTTTTTCAAAATATTCCTTTACTGGCGGGATCTCATTCTTTTCCGGTTCAATTAAAACTTGGAAGCGGGAATTACATTCTGGAGGTTTTGGGTAGAAAAACCAGAGAGGCTTTTAGGATAATTTGGATATAA